GCAGCGCCTCCATCGCGATGTCGAAGCCGATCCTGTTGCGATACTTGAAGCAGTCGGCCACGGTCTTGGCGACGCCATACACACGAAACTGCGCCCCCACCATCGAGTGCTCCTCCACCCCGGCTCTAAACGCCGCGTCGCTCATGCTGAAAACCTGCACCCGCGGGTAGCTGAACTTAGGAGGCGTCACGTTGCGTGGCAGCGCGATCTGCACGGCATTGGGTATCTGCGTCCCGATGCCGTGATACTCCAGAGCGCTCACGAGGCACAGGACTGCCCTGGGGATGCGGCGCATGACCGCGGCGACATCCGGACTCTCAGGAAGCGGCGCCGAGGCGAGAATGAACACTCCCCTGCTCAGGGCCTCAAGCTTCCCGTGGTCCCTCATCCAGTACAGGGTCCGCCGATGTATACCAGCCTCAAGCGCTTCACCCGTGCGCATGACTCCTCCATGCGCGAAGAAGATGGCCTCTGCGGCAGCAAGCGCGTTGTCACTTGGCTCTCTCATGGGACATATAGTACAGCACTTGGGGCCAAGTGTTGCAGATTTTGTCCCGGCCGCCCACAGCCTCCGGTGGCGAGGCTCGCGACGAAGTAGGCGACCTGTTCAGCGGCGCCTTAGGTGCAATGGAAATCAAATCGGGCGACAAATCAGAGGTCGTACCCACTCTGAGCTGAGAACAAATGGTGCCCCCAAGGGAATTCGAATCCCTGTTGCCGCCTTGAAAGGGCGGAGTCCTTGGCCACTAGACGATGGGGGCATATTCACTTTGGTGGGTCGTATAGGGATCGAACCTATGACCTTGGGATTAAAAGTCCCCTGCTCTACCTACTGAGCTAACGACCCGATATATACAACTACCACTCTGACAAATCCGCAAAACCTCCGGTAGTCTATCGCGCAACGGCCATGCGGTCAACGGGGAGCCCAAATGCTGAAGCTTTGGTAACATCATGAATCAGGAGGTATCGGGCAAGGTCGCTATCTGGCTCCTCGGGCTCGCCACCTTGTGGACATCGATCCCGATGCGCGTACATGCTCGTTCGTGGCCCATTAGGTAAAAGGGAGAGTGGGTTGAAGAACCTTGTGAAGCTACTGCTATCCTCACTCGACTTAAGACTATCACGGTCGAGCAAATCCGACGTGGTCGACAAAGGCAATCCGCGATGCGCTGAAGCGGTCGCATCAGTCTACGAGTTGATGAGCGATCACGTTCTGCCGCATCTTCCGCCGCTTACGGATGATCGGGTCGCCCGCATCACATCCTTTCCAGGCGTTACCATCGCCCAGGCCATCTATTTGATCGATTTGCTGCGCGAAACGTCGAATTTGAAGGGGGCAGTACTCGAGATGGGCGTCGCCCAGGGCTTCACGTCGCAGCTCATTGCAGTGGAAATCCTTGAGCAGACTCGAGACATGTGGCTCTTTGACTCATTTAAAGGATTGCCAGCACCCACCGCAGAAGATGAACTGATCGACGACATATTCAGCCTCGGGGATATCGGAAAATGAGTGTGCCGCGTCGCTTTGTAGAGCAGAAACTGCATGATTGCGGATTCCCCGAAAGCCGCATTCATATAGTCGAGGGATTCTTCGATGCAGGCACCCCGCAAAGAGTGAGCCTGCCCCAATCTGTGAGCTTCGCCTTCGTCGACTTCGATTTCTATCAGCCCGTCTGCGACGCACTCGGCTATCTGGACGGGGTCCTGGAACCTGGCGCCTGCGTTGCGGTGCATGATTATGACTTCTTCTCCACGGGACCCAAAAAGGCCGTCGAGGAGTTCCTGGCAGCCAACGAACGCGAATACACCCTTAGCCTTCCCGTGTACGCGCACGGCATGGCTATTCTCAGGAAGGAGAGGGGCGACCACCCATCCGCATGACAAACGTCGGGGCTTCGCGGCCCGATATACGACCGCCACTGGAGGTAGACAACTTGACGAACATTATACCGAATCTCACCGCGGCTCTGCCTTTGCTCGCCCTCGTCATCCTAGTTGGCGTCGCGATAGATCTCATCGGATCGAAGCTGCTTGCCAGAATCGCACGAAAGCACGGCTGGAAAATCGCCGAGGCAAGCATCACATCGCTCAAGGGGCTTCCTTCCCTGCTGGCTTTCGCCCTGGCAGTCGCGCTCTTCGCCCAGCGACTAGGGCTCGAGGAGCGCACGTTAGCGACCGTCATCGGCGTAGTCAAAGCCGCCACCATCGTGATCGTCACCGCCAAGATCGCCCGATTGGCCGGGAGTCTCATCCGGCTGTTCACCAAACGCGAAGACACCGTTATCTCCTCCAGCACGATCTTCGTCAACCTGGGTAGGGTCACTGTCTGGCTGCTCGGCTCGCTGATCGTTTTGGCGACTTTGGATATCTCGATCACCCCGCTTCTGACCGCACTCGGTGTCGCCGGCCTCGCTGTGGGTCTCGCTCTTCAGCCCACGCTTGAA
Above is a window of Actinomycetota bacterium DNA encoding:
- a CDS encoding type IV toxin-antitoxin system AbiEi family antitoxin domain-containing protein; its protein translation is MREPSDNALAAAEAIFFAHGGVMRTGEALEAGIHRRTLYWMRDHGKLEALSRGVFILASAPLPESPDVAAVMRRIPRAVLCLVSALEYHGIGTQIPNAVQIALPRNVTPPKFSYPRVQVFSMSDAAFRAGVEEHSMVGAQFRVYGVAKTVADCFKYRNRIGFDIAMEALQETIRSRRATPAQVMRYAKVDRVEQVMRPYVQALM